The Desulfobaccales bacterium region GCCCAATCCAGGATGGCGCTGCAGATGGCGCCGCTCTGGGACAGGAGCGCCAGGGCGCCGGGTTTGGCGGAGTGCGCCGCAAAGCTGGCATTGAGGCGGGTATGGGGGCAGATGAGGCCCAAGCAATTGGGGCCCAGATAGCGGACGCCGCCGGCCTGAGCTGCGGCGTGGATCTCCGCTTCCAGCCGCTGGCCCTCCTCCCCCACTTCCTTGCCGCCGGCGGAGATGATGATGGCGCCCGGGATTTTGGCCTGACCGCACTGGCGCATGACCTCCGGCACCCCCTGGATGGGGATGGCGATGACCGCCAGGTCGATGGGGGCGCCCACCGCGGTGACCGACGGGTAGCTCTTTAATCCCAGGATCTCTGGATACTTGGGATTGATGGGGTAAATGGGCCCAGGAAAACCGTCCTTTTTGAGATTCTGCACCAAGGTGAAACCGATGCTGCCCTCTTTGGGGCTGGCCCCCACCACGGCGACCGCCTGCGGCGCAAAAAACTTGTGGAGAATATGCCGATCCATGCCGTCTTCTCCTTTGTGGGCTTAAGTCGAGGACGGGCAGCACCGGCGCCGCCACCCGCCTGGGCTGAAAGAGTGACATTCTGCCAGAGGCTTGAGGATGCTCCTCCTTGTCCAAGTGCCTGGCCTGGCGGTGATGCCAAAGCCGTGTTCTCGGCGGCCGGCGTGACCTTCGGCAGGGGAGGTGAATCATTATAGCATGGGGGCCGGCGGGGGCTGGGAGAAAGCTCCTGGCCGCGGGCGAACCGACTCCATCGTGGCCGCCGCCGGTGAGTGGCCTTGGGGGCCCCGCTCTTCACCCCCTAAAGCTTTGGGTATTCGAAGCCATAACCTTGATCGACTTTTCTAGGGGGGGAAAAGTCTGGGAGAGGGGGCAAAGGTATGCGACTCCTGGCCTCTCCCGAAGGCTATCTGCAACAAGCTGACGGTTTGGCCCCGCTCCCGTATTTTTAAGACGCTAAAGCCCTTCGGGCCGGCAAGGTGGACTCAGGAGGCGAGCTGGGCCATAATTCCTCCAAAGGATATTTCCCAGCTTCTGCGGTAGGTTTCCCGGCCATGCCCATGGTCCCCAACTTAAACCGGGAATCCCGGCCGCGGCGAGGCAAGGATGCCGGGAAGTGAGGCACAGGGAAGAAAATGTTCGATCCCTTGGCGCTGGGGCGGGAGACCGCCCGGCGGGTGAGTAAAGGCCGGGCCCGGCGCTATTATCGTTTCCGGCCGGCCCGCTTCTATGGCGGTATTGCCACCGCCGACTGCCTGGGCTGTAACCTGCGCTGCGTCTTTTGCTGGGCCTGGCGGGAGGTGCACCACGCCCCGGTGTGGGGGCGCCTCTATGAACCGGAGGCAGTGGCCGCCCGCCTCACCGCCATCGCCCAGGCCCGGCATTACACCCAGGTGCGGGTGAGCGGCAACGAACCCACCCTGGTGATGCCGCACTTACTGGAGGTCCTGGCCTGTCTGCCCAAGGATTATACCTTCATCCTGGAGACCAACGGTATTATCCTGGGGGCGGAAAAAGCGTGGGCCAGAGAGCTGGCGGCCTTCCCCCAGGTGTTTGTCCGGGTGAGCTTGAAGGGCTGCACCCCGGAGGAGTTTTCCCGCCTCACCGGGGCGCGGCCCGAGGCCTTTGAGCTGCCGCTCCTGGCCCTGGAGCACCTGCTTGGCGCCGGAGTGGACTGCCACGCCGCGGTGATGCTGAGCTTCTCGCCCCCGGAAGCCCGGGCCGCCCTGAGGACGCGCCTGGCGGCCATCCACCCGGCCCTGGCGGACTTTGAGGCGGAGGAGCTCATCCTCTACCCGCCGGTGGCCGCCCGGCTGGCCCGCCGGGGGATCAAATACCTTTCCGCCTTGCTCCCCTCCGGTGAATCCGCGCCGCCGGCCTGATGACGGCTCCGCCCATCCTCCACCAAAAAACTTGACAACAAAATTCCGCCACATATAGTGGCGGCGATAAATCCGGGTTGAAGCCCGGGTCTGAATCGAGCCACGAAGGCTGGCCTTCGGAAGGAGGGGTGTTCGTGGTTTTTTTTATGGGCCCGTGGGCCTGCGAGTGTCCCGCGCCCCGGGAACCGGAGAACCCGCTTCAAGCAGGATTGTCCGGCTGCCCCCCTCTCTTGACCTGCGCCTGCCCGGCGGATCCAAGATCAGGGGCCCGGAACCCATCCGCATCGCCATTCAGGGGTGAACCCCATCAGAGCCACGGAGGCCGCTTCCCAGAAGGGGAAAGGCACGTGGCTTTTTTGTGCCTGGGATTGTGAGATTGCTCACAAGGCCTATGGGGGGGGGGGGGGAACGGCGCGGGCAAAGCCCGATGGAGGACGCCCGCTGCCGGAGAGGTATTGCGGGGGACAAAATGCACTTGGGGAAAGGAGACCATTGACCATGACCTGGCGTATCGTTTTCGGATTGATAGTTGTGCTGACTCTGGTGGGAGGGGGGTGGGCCCAGGAAGCACCGGTGGTCGTGCAGCCCTATGAATTACCAGAGATGGCGGTCACGGCGCAAAAGACCCCCCAGCCGGTGCAGGAGATCACCCAGCGCCATGACATCATCATTTCCGAGCAGATCGAGCAGATTCCTTTAGGACAGCGTAATCTGGCGGAAATCTTCAAGTACCAGCCTTCCACCTTCGTCAATTCCCTGTCTCGCAACGACGCCAACTGGGGCTCTTACGGCGGCCTGGGGCCCAAATACAATGTCTATCTCCTGGACGGCCTCCCCATCGACTCCTTCGTGGACCCCATGAGTTTGGATGCCATTTACCTGGATCGGGCCGAAATCCAGCGGGGCCCGGCCTCCATCATGTACAGCAACTATCTCAGCATGGACTTTGCCGGCAACCAGACGGCCCTGGCGGGGATTTCCAACCTCAACACCAAGGAGCGCATCGAGGCCCCCCAATCTCGGTTCATCGGCGGCTACGGCAAGTGGAACACCTTCCTGGGGAAACTCTACCACCAGGGAAATGCCGGGAATTTCCATTACTTTCTGGGCAGCACCTATGAGCAGTCCGACTACACCAATTACGGCACCCCGAATTCCTGGCTCAACATGATCGACAAGCCGGAATACCGGAAAATCAAGGCCTATGCCAAGGCCACCTACTTCTTCACCCCGGAGACCAAGCTCTCCCTATTTGGGCATCACACCATGCATGACGGCGATGCCGGTCGGCCCAACCGGGGCTTTGACCACCAATACGACCTGCTCAACCTGGCCTTTGAGAGCAAGCTCACCCCGTCCCTGACCTTCGACGCCAAAGCCGGCTACCGTTACTACAATCGCACCTGGGAGGAGGACTACTTCCCCGCCAGCCTGGCCCTGCGCTCCACCGACGGGGTGCGGCAGCACATCTTTCCCATGGATTTTTCTCTCTCTTTTCGGCACTGGGGCAAAAGCCTCCTCCCCTTCGGCACTGATCACCAATTCCTCTCTTACAAAACCTTTTCGGAGGTGGCCGGCCTCTGGAACTACTTCAACGACGTGGACGCCCGGCTGCACGAGGTCTATTTGGAGGAAAAGCTGGTGCTGGGAAATTGGGTGCTCCGGGCCGGGGTGCGCTATGCCCACACCTCCCATGAGTACGACCGGGTGAGCGGCACGGTACCGACCCAGCCTAGCCGCTCCTGGGACCGGGTGCTGTGGAGCACCGGTATCCGCTACAACGTCTCCTCCCGCTTTGCTCTCTTCGCCAACGCCGGCTCCAGTTATGTGGTGCCCTCGGCCAAATCCGTGGCCGGCACCATCCCGGCCAGCGATTTCTGGGTGCCGGGCCGCCACGGCCAGCTCCCCGACCCCGGCCTCAGCCCGGAAAGCGGCATCAGCACGGATTTCGGCGCAGTGGCCTGGGTCCTCCCCAACCTGAGGATCGGCATCCGGGGGTTCTACACCCGGCTGGATGACGCCATCGTGGAGAATGTGGTAAGCCGAGACCCCTCCTAGACCCAGTCGGTCAACGCCGGCAAGGTGGACGCCGGGGGTTTTGAGATCGACCTCATCCACCCCTGGCACAAGAACTTTTATTGGTTCGCCAACGCCACCTACACCCAGACCAACGTGGAAAACTCTCTGGATCCCCGGCAGAACAACAGCGATGTGCCCTTTGTGCCCAAATGGATGGCCAACGTGGGCTTCACCACACTCCTGCCCTATGACTTCACCGTCTCCCCGTACCTGTTCAATTGCCGCTACGAGATGCCCTGGCAGTTCAGGGATGTGGGCTTCCAGGCGTTGGGGAGCCTGGAGCTGCGGTTTTAGACGGCCCGGGGCGGGTTTGAGGGGGACTTTCGTTCCCCTACGCCAAGCGGGGGCGGCCGGGTCGCTTACGGCCTGCCGCCCTTCAGATATTGCGGCTCGCAGCAGGAAAGGGTAAGGTGACAGGGCAGGGGGGCTATCATGCCGCCAGATGGCTTGCGCCCCCGACGACCCAAACATATCCCCCAGCGTCCCTTAAGGGCAGGCCCATTGTGCTCAGCTTTTTTCTCACCGCCCTGCTGCTGGCCGCCTCCCCGGCGGCCACGGTTCCGCCCCCATCTGACCCCGCGGCGGTGACCGTCACCGACTTCCGGGGGCGCACCCTCACTTTTCCGAAGCCGGTAAGCCGCATCGTTTGCCTCATCGAGAGCGCCTTGAGCGGCCTCTATATGCTGGGCGCCGAAGACCGGGTGGTGGGGATTTCCGCCAATGTCTATCAGGAGCCGGTCTTCTCCTACTATGCCCGGCTGGACGACCGCATCGCCGCCCGGACGCTGCCGGCCCCGGGGAACTGGGATTTTATCAGCGTGGAGCGGATCCTGGCCCTGAAACCCGAAGTGATCATCCTTTGGGCCCAGCAGACGGAGGCCATTGCCGCCCTGGAGAGCCGGGGGATTCCCGTCTTTGGGGTCTTTTTGGCCACCTTGGCGGACGTGGAACGGGAGATACGGGAGCTGGCACGCCTCACCGGCACCGAGACCCGGGCCGCAGAACTGCTTTCCTGGAGCCGGGAGGAACTGGCTGGGATCTCCAGCCGCCTGGCGGGCCTCACGCCCGAGGAGCGGCCCCGGGTCAATTTCATGTGGGCCCAAAGTATCTTGGAGACCTCCGGGGGCACGAGCACCGTCCAGGACCTCATCGAGCTGGCGGGGGGCCGCAATCTTTTCGCCCACCTGCCCCAAGAGCACTTGCGGGTTAAGCAGGAGCAGCTTCTGGCGGCCGACCCCGAGGTCATCATTATGTAGCACAATCCCCGCCTGGAACCGGCGGACATTTTGGCTCAGCCAGCTTGGCAGGGACTGGCCGCAGTACAGGCCCGACGGGTGCACGAGCTGCCGCCGGCATTCTCTCCGCGACCTGTGGACCCTGAAGTATGTCCACGCCGTCAGACTGGCGGCCCCCTGGCTGCATCCGAGGCGCTTTGCCGACCTGGATCTGGCGGCGGAAGAAAGAAGAATGCTGGACGTGCTCTACCGGGGCCGGTTGGGACAACCATGATGGGCTGGGGGAAGGGTCTGCTCCTGGTGGCCCTGCCGCTGGCGGCGGGGGCCGTCTCGCAGTTAGTGGGGCCGGCGGAAGTGGCCGACGTCCGGGAGACCCTGGCTTATCTTATGAATGCCATGGGTTTCGGTCCTGGGGTAACACCGGCGCGGGCCAAGCTTCTTGCCACTGTCCTTTGGGAGGTGCGCCTGCCCCGAATACTTCTGGCCCTGTTGGTGGGCCTGGCATTGAGCCTTTCCGGCGCGGCCCTCCAGGCCCTGTTCCGCAACCCCCCTGGTGGCCCCGGGGGTCCTGGGGCAGAGCGCCGGCGCCGCTGCCAGCGCCGCCCTGGCCCTGGCCCTGCCCCTGCTGCCGGTGCACCTCACCGCCTTTGCCGGGGGCGCGGCGGCGGTGGGCCTCACCTACGGCATCGCCTATGCCCGCCAGGGGGTCTCCATTACCGCCCTCATTTTGGGCGGGGTCATCGTGAACGGCATCTTCACGGCGCTCCTCACCATCATCCAGTTTCTGGCCGACCCGTTCCGCCTGCAGACCATTGTCCAGTGGACCATGGGCAACCTGCACACCGCCACCTGGGACAAGGTCTTCTCTGGCGCACCTCTCATCCTCTTGGGGAGCGCCCTCCTGCTGGTGGGACGCTGGCGCCTCAACGTCCTGCCGCTGGGGGAGGAGGAGGCCCGGGCCGTGGGGGTCCATCCGGAGCGCACCAAGCTTCTCATCCACATCCCTGCCACTTTGGTGGCCACCTCCGCGGTGGCGGTGGCAGGCATCATTGCCATGGTGGGCCTGACCTTGCCCCATGTGGACCGGCTGCTGGTGGGGGCCGACAACCGCCGCCTCCTGCTCTTGACCGCCTCCCTGGGGGCCATCTTTCTGGTGCTGGTGGACAACTGCTCCCGCACCCTGGCGGCCTTTGAGCTGCCGGTGGGCATCTTCACCCTCCTCCTGGGTGGCCCCGTATTCATTATCCTGCTGCGCCGCCGGCTGATGAGAGCGACCCTGTGACTGCCGTCACCGTAACCTCCTTGAGCTTTGCCTATTGTGAGCGTCCGGTTCTGAAGGAGCTCTCCTTTGAGCTCCCGTCAGGCTCCCTCACCGCCATCCTCGGGCGCAACGGCAGCGGCAAATCCACCCTGCTCCGCTGCCTGGCGGGGCTGCTGCCCACCCCACCCGGCACGGTGGATGTGGCCGGGCGGGATCTGGCCCGTCTGTCCTGCCGGGAGCGGGCCCGATGGATCGGCTATCTGCCACAGTTTCACCAGCCGGCCTTTGATTTTGCCGTGGAGGAGGTGGTGCTCACAGGCCGGGCCGCCTGGGTGGGGCTGAGCCCCACAGAAGAGGACCGCCGTCGGGCTTTGGAGGCTCTGAGCCTCCTGGGCATCAGCCACCTGGCCGGGCGGCCCTACACCGAGCTTTCCGGCGGCGAGCGCCAGCTGGTGCTCCTGGCCCGCATCCTGGCCCAGGACCCGGGGGTCATCCTGCTGGATGAACCCCTGTCCCACCTGGACCTATGCCACCAGGTCAAGCCCCTTATCCTTCTCCGGGAATTGAGCCGCCAGGGTCGCACCATTGTGGCCGTGCTCCATGACCCCACCCTGGCCCTCCAGCATTTCCAGCGCCAGCTCTATCTCCGGGAGGGCCGGCTGCTTTTGCCTCCCGGAGGGCCGGAGGCCGGTTTTCTCTCCCACATTTACGAGACGCCGGTGGAGGTGCTGAGGAGCGCCGCCGGACCGGTGGTGGTGCCCCGGGTCTTTCACCCGGAAGAGAGGCCTTGACGCCGGAGGCCTGACGCGATACACATTCCGGTAACCGGTGGATGAATCCACCCACGGCAGCTGCTCCTGTTTGCCATGCCGGGCCATGAAGGCCGATCCCGGGCCTCATGGCCTTTTTTACGGAGTCTGCCCTGATGGACAATCTCACCAAAACCCTGCTGGAGATCACCCTGGGCGGCAGCTTCTGGGTCCTGGCCCTGCTTCTGGTGCTCAGTGTGGCCTCGGTGGCGGTGATGCTGGAGCGGGCCTGGGTCTTTTTCCGGCATCGCTATGATGAGCCGGCCTTCCTGGAGGCGGTGACCCCGCTGCTACGCCAGCACCGCTGGCCGGCAGCCCTGAAAATCTGCCAGGGTAGCCCTGCTTACGAACCTCAGGTGCTGGCCGCCGGTCTGAAGGAGGTGGCGGGGGGCCGGCTGGCAGTGCAGGAGGTCATGGAGGCGGAGCGCCTCCGGCTGGGGCTCATTTTGGAGAAGCGCCTGGGGTTTTTGGGCACTTTGGGGGCCAACGCGCCCTTCATCGGCCTCTTTGGCACGGTGCTGGGCATCATCCATGCCTTCAAGGACCTGGCCCTGACCGAAGGCGGCGGGGGGCCCGCAGTCATGGCCGGCATCGCCGAAGCCCTGGTGGCCACCGCAGTGGGCCTTTTGGTGGCCATCCCGGCGGTGGTCATGTACAACTTCTACCACCGCCGGCTGCATATCGTGCTGGAGCGCTCCCGGGTGCTGTCGCACCTCCTTCTGGCCCATCTGGAGGCAGGGGATGGGGCTGAGGCGCAGGCCATTCCCCGGCAGGCAGGAGGGCGGTTATGAAAGGCCCCACCCACGGCCCCATCACCGACATCAACATGACGCCCTTTGTGGACATTGTGCTGGTCATCCTCATCATCTTCCTCATCACCGCCACCGTCATGCTGCCCCGCACCTTCTCCATCGCCCTCCCCAAAGCCACCCAGGCCGAGAAATTGGAGAGCACCCCGGTCATCGTAAGTATTGACCGGGACGGTCGGATCGCCATCAACGGCCGCCGCCTGGAGCATGACGGAGAGTTTGAGGCGGTCTTCAAGGCCCAGCCCCAGGGAAAGGAGTCCCTGGCAGTCATTGCGGCGGACAAGGAAGTGCGCCACGGCCGCCTCATCGAGGTCATTGACCGGCTGCGGGCCCTCAAAGTGCAGCGCCTGGGCATCGAGGTGGAGCAGCATTAAGCATGGCCGCGCCCGTGCTGCGACCGGGAGGGGGGGAGACCTGGCGGGTCTGGCCGGCAGCGCTGGCCGGCTCCCTGGCCCTGCATGTGCTCCTCTTGGCCGGGATTGCCTGGTGGCGGGGCACTCCGCCTCCCAAACCCCGGCAGGTGGTGCCCATTGAGGCCATCCTGCTGACGCAGTTGCCCCCGGGGCCGGCGGGGGGCGGCGGCACCCCGGCGGGCCCCGCGCCGGTCCAGAAAGAAGCACCGAAACCGCCCACCCCGCCCCCACCCAAACCCAAGGTGAAGCTCCGGCCGCAACCCCGACCACAGGCCCAACCGGCCCCCGAGCCGCCCCCCACCTTGGCCCTGCCCCGGCCCGCGGCTCCCCCGGCCCCGGTTGCCAAGGCCGCTCCCGCTCCACTCCCCTCGGGAATGGCGGCCCCTGCCGGGGGCTCCTTGGCTTCCGGCAGCGGCGGCGGCAGCGGCGGCCGCGGCGGGGGCACGGGCGACGGCCATGGGTCGGGCAGCGGCAGTGGGGTGGGGGCAGGAACCGGCACGGGGAACCCCCTGGCCGCCTACCTTCACGAGGTACGCCGGCTGCTGGAGCGCCACAAGGACTACCCCTTGCTTGCCCGGCAGATGCACCTGGAGGGCGTGGCGGTGGTGCAGTTCACCATCGCCGCCGACGGCCGCCTGGAGGGGGCCGGCCTGAAACGCTCCTCCGGGCATGAACTCCTGGACCGGGCGGCCCAGGAGACGGTGCGCCGGGTGGGCCGCTTTCCACCCCTTCCCCCTGCCCTGGGCCGGGACCGCCTGGCCCTGGCCATCCCCATCTCCTTCCGCCTCCTGGACCGCTGAGGAACGCGGTCCGAGATTTCCTCATTTGCGCGGTCCCTCCCGAAGTTCACCAGGTGCGTCTTCGGAGAAGGGCGGACCCTTCTGCCGTGGCCAAAATGAGTACTTTAGCCTATGGCGGACATTTCATTGGGTAGCCATAATTAATCCAAAGCATGGGCAGGGGCTCCAATTCCTGTGCGAGAAATTCGCCTAAAAGTTGATAAAGGAGGCTGTCCCGGTCGCCCAGGGAGGACGTGGCAGAAGTGACCAGAAAAAATGCCTCGCT contains the following coding sequences:
- a CDS encoding MotA/TolQ/ExbB proton channel family protein translates to MAFFTESALMDNLTKTLLEITLGGSFWVLALLLVLSVASVAVMLERAWVFFRHRYDEPAFLEAVTPLLRQHRWPAALKICQGSPAYEPQVLAAGLKEVAGGRLAVQEVMEAERLRLGLILEKRLGFLGTLGANAPFIGLFGTVLGIIHAFKDLALTEGGGGPAVMAGIAEALVATAVGLLVAIPAVVMYNFYHRRLHIVLERSRVLSHLLLAHLEAGDGAEAQAIPRQAGGRL
- a CDS encoding ABC transporter substrate-binding protein, with translation MLSFFLTALLLAASPAATVPPPSDPAAVTVTDFRGRTLTFPKPVSRIVCLIESALSGLYMLGAEDRVVGISANVYQEPVFSYYARLDDRIAARTLPAPGNWDFISVERILALKPEVIILWAQQTEAIAALESRGIPVFGVFLATLADVEREIRELARLTGTETRAAELLSWSREELAGISSRLAGLTPEERPRVNFMWAQSILETSGGTSTVQDLIELAGGRNLFAHLPQEHLRVKQEQLLAADPEVIIM
- a CDS encoding energy transducer TonB encodes the protein MAAPVLRPGGGETWRVWPAALAGSLALHVLLLAGIAWWRGTPPPKPRQVVPIEAILLTQLPPGPAGGGGTPAGPAPVQKEAPKPPTPPPPKPKVKLRPQPRPQAQPAPEPPPTLALPRPAAPPAPVAKAAPAPLPSGMAAPAGGSLASGSGGGSGGRGGGTGDGHGSGSGSGVGAGTGTGNPLAAYLHEVRRLLERHKDYPLLARQMHLEGVAVVQFTIAADGRLEGAGLKRSSGHELLDRAAQETVRRVGRFPPLPPALGRDRLALAIPISFRLLDR
- a CDS encoding iron ABC transporter permease; translated protein: MAPGVLGQSAGAAASAALALALPLLPVHLTAFAGGAAAVGLTYGIAYARQGVSITALILGGVIVNGIFTALLTIIQFLADPFRLQTIVQWTMGNLHTATWDKVFSGAPLILLGSALLLVGRWRLNVLPLGEEEARAVGVHPERTKLLIHIPATLVATSAVAVAGIIAMVGLTLPHVDRLLVGADNRRLLLLTASLGAIFLVLVDNCSRTLAAFELPVGIFTLLLGGPVFIILLRRRLMRATL
- a CDS encoding ABC transporter ATP-binding protein, whose amino-acid sequence is MTAVTVTSLSFAYCERPVLKELSFELPSGSLTAILGRNGSGKSTLLRCLAGLLPTPPGTVDVAGRDLARLSCRERARWIGYLPQFHQPAFDFAVEEVVLTGRAAWVGLSPTEEDRRRALEALSLLGISHLAGRPYTELSGGERQLVLLARILAQDPGVILLDEPLSHLDLCHQVKPLILLRELSRQGRTIVAVLHDPTLALQHFQRQLYLREGRLLLPPGGPEAGFLSHIYETPVEVLRSAAGPVVVPRVFHPEERP
- a CDS encoding biopolymer transporter ExbD, with protein sequence MKGPTHGPITDINMTPFVDIVLVILIIFLITATVMLPRTFSIALPKATQAEKLESTPVIVSIDRDGRIAINGRRLEHDGEFEAVFKAQPQGKESLAVIAADKEVRHGRLIEVIDRLRALKVQRLGIEVEQH
- a CDS encoding radical SAM protein; protein product: MFDPLALGRETARRVSKGRARRYYRFRPARFYGGIATADCLGCNLRCVFCWAWREVHHAPVWGRLYEPEAVAARLTAIAQARHYTQVRVSGNEPTLVMPHLLEVLACLPKDYTFILETNGIILGAEKAWARELAAFPQVFVRVSLKGCTPEEFSRLTGARPEAFELPLLALEHLLGAGVDCHAAVMLSFSPPEARAALRTRLAAIHPALADFEAEELILYPPVAARLARRGIKYLSALLPSGESAPPA